TCGCGAAGTTCGGCGCGCGCCGCACCTTTACGCGGATCATGCTGCTGTGGGGCGCGGCGTCGGTCGGCATGATGTTCGTCGCGACGCCCGGCCATTTCTATTTGCTGCGCTTTCTGCTCGGCGTGTTCGAGGCGGGTTTCTTTCCGGGCATCGTGCTGTATCTGACGTACTGGTTTCCGGCGGGCCGGCGCGCGGCGGTGATGTCGGTGTTCTTCGCGGGCGTCGCGGTCGCGGGCGTGTTCGGCGGGCTCGTGTCCGGCTGGATCATGCGCGACATGGCGGGCGTCATGGGCCTGTACGGCTGGCAGTGGATGTTCGCCCTCGAAGGCGCGCCCGCCGTGCTGCTCGGGCTGCTTGCGTTGCGTCTGCTGGTGGATGCGCCGCGCGACGCGCGCTGGCTCACGCAAGCCGAGCAGGAGCGGCTCGTTGCGCTGTGCTCCGGGACGAACGGCGCGACTCGTCAGCACGATCCTCGCGGTCTGCTCGATGCGCTGCGCAATCCGCGCATCTATCTTTTCGCGTTCATCTATTTCTCGCTGACGTGCGCATCGCTCACGCTGAGCTTTTGGATGCCGCTGATGATCCGCGATTTCGGCATCACCGATGTCATGTCGGTCAGCCTCTATACCGTCGTGCCGAATGCCGTCGGGGCGGTGGGGCTGATTTTTATCGCGCGTCATTCGGATCGTGCCGGCGAGCGGCGCAAGCACTTCGCGTGTTGCACGATCGGCGGCGGCATTGCGCTGGCGGCGCTGACGCTGCATCCGCCGAGCTTGCCGCTGATGCTCGCGATTCTGTCGCTCGCGGCGACGTTGATCTTCGCCGCGTTGCCGATCTTCTGGGCCGTGCCCGCCAGTCATTTGCCGGGCAACAGCGCGGCGGCGGGCATTGCGTTCATCAGCAGCATCGGGATCACGAGCGGAATCGTGAGTCCGTGGGTGATCGGGCAAATCCGCACCGCGACCGGCAGCATGGATCTCGCCGTGCATCTGCTGTCGTTGCTGCTGTTCGCGAGCGGCGCTGCGCTGATGTTCGGGCTTCGCGGCGAGGCAGATTCATCGCGTTGAGCGTTATCGAACGTTCATTGCGGAACGGCGGCGGCCGCGGCCATCGCCTTGAAGTTTTCGGGCGTCGCGAAGGCGAGATATTCGGCCTGCATGTCGGGCGTGAGGAATTCGAGCATCGTCGAGTTTTCGATCCAGAATTCGATCACATGAAAGAAGTTGTTGCCGCGCGTGCAACGCACCGCGCGCCAGCCTTCGCGCTCGCCGATCCCGACGACTTCGTCGCTCGATCTGGGCGTCGCAATCGCCATATGGAACGCGCTGTATTGCGGGCGCTGCGCGTGTGTCGCGCCGTAGCTCACGCTTTCTTCGTGACCGCCGCCGGGCGTGATCACCTGATCGCTCGGATAAACCTCGATGATGCTGCCGCGATCGTCGCCCGCGACGGCCATCCATGCATCGGGAAACGGCGAGAAGGGCGCGGCAAAACCGTCCCACAGTTCGGCGAGCACGTGCGCGACGTGTTTCGGATCGTGGGCGGGAATGGAAGCGTGGAAGATCATCGCGGTGAACTCCGGTGGACGGTGGACGTCGAGAAGAGGACTGCGCGGCGATGCTTTCATGCGGCGCGCATCGCTGTCAATTCGCAGTGCTACGGTGTGCCGGGATTCTTCCAGAGTGTTTTGATATGAGTGTTTCGAAACCCGCCGGAACTCAGCGTTTATGCGACAAACGCTGAGTTTCCTCCGGCGTTGTTAAGCCACTACCACAGAGTCGCTCGCAAATGCCGCGAGATCGGCCGTCAGGCGCGCGGCATCGGACAGAAAGACGCCGTGCGGCGCGCCTTCATACACGACGAGCCGCGCATCCGGAATCAGTTGCGCCGTGCGTTGCGATGTCAGTTCGAGCGGATTGGATGCATCGCAATCGCCCTGGACGATGAGCGTCGGCACATCGACATCGCGCAACTCCGCGCGGAAGTCGCCGCTGCTCACAGTTTCGTTGCACGCGTACAGCGCCTGTTGCGAGGTGCGCAACGCCATTTCCTTGATCCATCCGATCATCGCTTCCGATACGTTTGGGCCCGCGAACGGCCGCGCGTTGTCGGCGAGCCAGCGCGGATAGTCCGTCATCAGATCGTGCTGGAAGGCATCCACATAAGCGCGATCGATGCCGTCGGGATTGTCGGACGTCTTCGCGAGCATCGGCACGGTGGAGGCGACCAACACGAGGCGCTCGACCCGCGCGCTGCCGTGGCGCGTGAGATAGCGCACGGCTTCCGCGCCGCCCATCGAATAGCCGACGAGCGTGACGCCGGACAAATCGAGCGCGTCGATGACGGCGGCGAGGTCGTTCGCGAGCGTGTCGTAGTCGTAGCCGCCGCCGGCATCGCTCGAGCGGCCGTGACCGCGCCGGTCGTACGCGACGCAGCGAAAGCCCTGGCGCACGAGCGGCAGCATCTGATACGCCCACATGTCGCTCGGCAGCGAATAACTGGCGACGAACACGATCGTCCGGCCGTTGCCGGGAACGCTTTCATCGCGCCAGTCGCGGTAGAACAGCTCGACGTCGCCAGCCGCGCGAATGTAGCCCGGGCGGGCGATGGCGGCGTGATCTCGATGCAGTGCTGCGGGCATGTCCGTCTCCTTGTCGATGAACAGTGTGAGTGCATCGTCGCAGGGGGAGGTGGGGCGGACAATTACGCGGGAGGTAAAGCATATCCTCCGGCAGGCCTATTGCTGACAGAGCGCCGCCTAGAATTGTCCAGCGAGGACAGCAGATATTGCCCGACCTGCGGGTCGATCAAGGCATACCTCATAGCAAGTCCTTCGCGAAGTGTGCTGCCGCCTTTTTTGCGATCCCAAGCCCCATTTGCAGGCGCGTGTTCACGGGTTCACCGTTTGTCCGGACGCCGTATTGCAGCATGTGAGTATGGTCGTCGCCACCTTGCCGACTACGTTCCCGTAGTATTTCTCTGTCCCTTTTCCTTAATAGATCACCGACAGCCCGCACAGTTTTTGCTTTCTGTTGTTCGGCAAACCTAAGCTCCTAAATCCGTCCGGAGATTCGCCGCGCGATCCGTCCGGCCATTCTGAGCGGCATAGTGATTTCCCAAGAGGTCGACGTAATCACTTGGCCAATGATGTGCTTCGCTGATTCCTCGCTGTGTGGGATTATGTCCTCAAGCATTGGATGGTGACGTACACGTGCGATCGCATTCCGAATCGGTCTTGTGTAACGCCATGACTTGC
This portion of the Caballeronia insecticola genome encodes:
- a CDS encoding MFS transporter, whose product is MSKSISTAALSPSAAADAHILSDDALFRKVAWRIIPFLFLCYVVSFLDRINIGFAQLQMKHDLGFSDAMYGLGAAVFYVGYVLFEVPSNLLLAKFGARRTFTRIMLLWGAASVGMMFVATPGHFYLLRFLLGVFEAGFFPGIVLYLTYWFPAGRRAAVMSVFFAGVAVAGVFGGLVSGWIMRDMAGVMGLYGWQWMFALEGAPAVLLGLLALRLLVDAPRDARWLTQAEQERLVALCSGTNGATRQHDPRGLLDALRNPRIYLFAFIYFSLTCASLTLSFWMPLMIRDFGITDVMSVSLYTVVPNAVGAVGLIFIARHSDRAGERRKHFACCTIGGGIALAALTLHPPSLPLMLAILSLAATLIFAALPIFWAVPASHLPGNSAAAGIAFISSIGITSGIVSPWVIGQIRTATGSMDLAVHLLSLLLFASGAALMFGLRGEADSSR
- a CDS encoding alpha/beta fold hydrolase produces the protein MPAALHRDHAAIARPGYIRAAGDVELFYRDWRDESVPGNGRTIVFVASYSLPSDMWAYQMLPLVRQGFRCVAYDRRGHGRSSDAGGGYDYDTLANDLAAVIDALDLSGVTLVGYSMGGAEAVRYLTRHGSARVERLVLVASTVPMLAKTSDNPDGIDRAYVDAFQHDLMTDYPRWLADNARPFAGPNVSEAMIGWIKEMALRTSQQALYACNETVSSGDFRAELRDVDVPTLIVQGDCDASNPLELTSQRTAQLIPDARLVVYEGAPHGVFLSDAARLTADLAAFASDSVVVA